The genomic region gcTATTTTCtgtagtgttttattttgctaggGACTTTCCCGTTCATTTGGAGCACATGTTGACCTTGACGCCAGTGTGATACAAAGGTTTCGGCCTTTTTAGGGGAATTTTCTTGTTTCCACTTAtgcttcatttattttacattgaggacaatgtatgcTTTAAGTGTATGTGTGGGGTACATAGATTTataattttcttgttttctttgttTTGCTTGTTTAtcttttgttatatatatatatatatatatatatatatatatatataaaataataataatttgtttGTGTTTGAATTGTATGGTGCTTAGACTATGTTAATACTAAGATTATTGGTTGTGAATATTAAATTATGTATAGGTCTTTTTcaagcatgtaaattttgtttgaTGTTAGGTAATTTGGTTCTTTTTAAGGCAGATTAGTTAGTTCACTTTATTAAATTGCATAATAGACTAGAGGTAATTACTTTTgtaaatatgtttgattttgtGTCATATGATAGATAGGTTATATAGATGTTTGTAGATAGGCATTGCTTGAATTGATTATCATTCCTTTGTGTAATTATAAGTGTGAAAGAAATTGTGTTTTGCTGAATGCTTTGAGATGATCTAAGGCATTATTTGAATAGCTAGTGCTTAAATGGACCTACATTTATGCTATTCGTCCCTAGTTTTCCATGTTCAATCAATCCTCCACTAGCTCAACACAACCATATATAGATAGCATTTAGAAATGATactgtgaataaatgaaaattatgaaagAGAAATAAATTGCATGTATTACTATCCATAGTAAATACATTTTGTCAAATGGAACCATAGATgacttataaattaatttaatttaattttttgaattattattgaatttattgtaattaaataattgaatgaaaagtgaaaactaaattaattagtcatcacaatTTTAccgaatgaaatgaataaatttattcatatattttaagttttgtttagtctattttgaaaatgttgaaatcttaaaataataatcataataaaaattCAAGCCATAAACTTGGGAAAAACTTTAGTTAGCAAAGTAGCcctaaaattaaaacacaaaatcacATAAAATTAGCTAACTAAAGCTCTTCAATAGCCGATGTGGGATAATAAAAGAGCCCTAAACATTATTAGAAATCTCACAAACATCACTCTATCGTAGACTCTAGATAAGACAATCATATATAACTCTAAACAAACATCAAACTATGATGATTGCTATTTTTATTTCTACTCTTTTATTTGATCCCTCAATAGCAATTTTTTGGCTTTGTTTAGATCACTCAACACAGCagcgatacatgaaatacatctcCATTGGACGTCCACACTCAGCACACTGCACCCTCTCCGGAATGCCGCCACTGTTTTCCGGTAGAATAAGGCGAGTGCAATGATGGTCATCGGTAATCCCTTCCAATTGTTTACGAAGTGCTGGGATAAACCCCATTTGCTTCGCAAGTTTTTCCCATTCATCAAAGCTCTCCATGCTGCTAATCACTTTATCTCCATTGGCTCTCACCATTTCATCTGAACCAGAGAAGAACACTGCCCATCCATTTTCACTACCGTCATATGCAAGCATCGTCATCACTTCTTGCTTTATAGCATCGTTTTCAACGGTCTTCCCATGTTGGGTTTTCGAGTACAACATGCTCTCTAATCGGTTCCAAAAGAACCACACATTGTCATCTTCCCAAGCGTGGCTAAGTTGCTTCTCTTTGATTAGACCAGTAATCTTTTTCACTCGTTCCTTTGCATTGTTTTTGCCAACATAAACCATTTCTAAGCCAATGTCGAGAGCCTTTGCAACCCCTTTTGTTGCGGTAGTGAAACTTTCGATCCATTCCATTTGCACACCACCATAAAAACATACCACTTTCTGTTGGCTCACCTGATTATATAAGAAACCATACAAAACCATGAATAAATAAAGCATATTaatttatgtacatatgtatattaaAGTTATGTGGAGATGTTCATGTACCCAAGTAGGTAAGTTTGGCTCAAGGCGATCAACGAGAAGCTCAAGGGTCCAAGCTTCAGCTTTCCAAAAACTTTCTTCTTTTTCACTGCTAAATGGAAAAGCTGAATTTCCCCATATCCACATCATGTTGAGTGCATTTGGGCATAAAACCTTTCCTTTTGGATCCAATGTCACCGCAATTGGTTTCTTAACGAAACCCCATACTTCCATTATGTATTTTATTACTGCCGGTTCAATGGCAAAAGGATGGTTCACTGTATACCATGGCATAATTGATTGTAAGCTCAAAAACTTTTGTTCATAACCATCATTCCAAGTTGATCTGTCCACAATTGGGAGCCATAGGATCTCATAGTTAAGCTCACATGATACCCTTTCACCTTTGTAAAGAGCCTCAAGAACTCGAATCTCCTCTTGGGAGATGTCAAGATCTGAAATGAGCAATAAAACATGCTTTCTTCTCAAGACATCATTAAGAACCTGCTAAATTTATAAGAAGTTAATATGCGGTCCAATCAATTTAAAAACATGGTTGAAACTTGGAACATGAAATTAAATCAACCTTGGTCTTGTCTGGATTCAAGAGATAATAAGTCTCTTCCTTGCGAAAGATTTTTAGGAGAATCTTCAAGTTGTCCATTTGAGGTGTTTCAATAGTACGCCTGAAGTCTTCAAAAGCTTCCATTAGCTTCTCCTCATCTGCATCTCATTATC from Gossypium arboreum isolate Shixiya-1 chromosome 1, ASM2569848v2, whole genome shotgun sequence harbors:
- the LOC108481499 gene encoding protein SIEVE ELEMENT OCCLUSION B-like — its product is MATPISLSLSSLSSKSQQLVRNERRMLAASDDGAMTKLIQSTHAPDGRFVDVKTILQVIDNVLHHIIPNIDHAMNGGTGHIDALDDRTNSYVIDGALDALAYIVHKICCEVSCKCSGGGDAHATTMGILNMLSNYSWDAKVVLTLAAFAVNFGEFWLIVQLCTSNSLAKSVALLKQLPDILEHSQTLKRHFDALNKLINAMIDVTKCIVEFTELPSEFISIDVPPLSTAMAHIPTATYWIIWSVVACAAQITGLVGMRHEFITSTSEAWELSSLAHKVSSIHEHLQGLLHLCYQRIDEEKLMEAFEDFRRTIETPQMDNLKILLKIFRKEETYYLLNPDKTKVLNDVLRRKHVLLLISDLDISQEEIRVLEALYKGERVSCELNYEILWLPIVDRSTWNDGYEQKFLSLQSIMPWYTVNHPFAIEPAVIKYIMEVWGFVKKPIAVTLDPKGKVLCPNALNMMWIWGNSAFPFSSEKEESFWKAEAWTLELLVDRLEPNLPTWVSQQKVVCFYGGVQMEWIESFTTATKGVAKALDIGLEMVYVGKNNAKERVKKITGLIKEKQLSHAWEDDNVWFFWNRLESMLYSKTQHGKTVENDAIKQEVMTMLAYDGSENGWAVFFSGSDEMVRANGDKVISSMESFDEWEKLAKQMGFIPALRKQLEGITDDHHCTRLILPENSGGIPERVQCAECGRPMEMYFMYRCCVE